From Pseudothermotoga thermarum DSM 5069, a single genomic window includes:
- the rplJ gene encoding 50S ribosomal protein L10, with protein sequence MLTKEQKKQLVEELTNDFAASSLILFISFAGFNVATMREIRRKIYAKYENAAKLRVVKNTLARIALKNAGYDEKSFGSYLFGPTAVVYVKSDDPIEAIRIMNNFAKERKQEGIFKGGFLERKPFTGDQVPELANLPSKKELYAMVVGRLQAPISGLVYVLSGTMRKLLYALKAIEEKKSHS encoded by the coding sequence ATGCTAACAAAGGAGCAGAAAAAGCAGTTGGTAGAAGAGTTAACCAACGATTTTGCAGCATCGTCGCTGATCTTATTTATCAGTTTTGCTGGTTTCAACGTCGCGACGATGCGTGAAATAAGACGAAAAATTTACGCAAAATACGAGAATGCCGCAAAACTTAGAGTGGTCAAGAACACACTCGCACGCATTGCCTTAAAAAACGCGGGATACGATGAAAAATCATTTGGTTCATACCTATTTGGTCCAACTGCGGTTGTGTACGTGAAAAGTGACGATCCAATCGAAGCCATAAGAATTATGAACAACTTTGCTAAAGAAAGAAAACAGGAAGGAATTTTCAAAGGAGGATTCTTGGAAAGGAAACCGTTCACAGGCGATCAAGTACCAGAACTAGCTAATTTGCCAAGCAAGAAAGAGCTTTACGCTATGGTTGTTGGAAGATTGCAAGCACCTATTTCTGGTTTGGTTTATGTGTTGAGTGGAACGATGAGAAAACTTTTGTATGCTTTGAAAGCAATAGAGGAAAAGAAATCTCATTCTTAA
- the rplL gene encoding 50S ribosomal protein L7/L12: MTIEQIVEAIEKLTVAELAQLVKALEEKFGVTAAAPVAVAAVAGPAAATAAPEAKAEEKTEFDVILKSFGANKVGVIKVVREITGLGLKEAKDLVEKAGSPDAIVKSGVPKNEAEEIKKKLEEAGAEVILK, translated from the coding sequence ATGACGATTGAACAGATTGTGGAAGCTATTGAAAAATTGACAGTAGCGGAACTTGCTCAGCTTGTTAAGGCTCTTGAGGAGAAATTTGGTGTCACCGCAGCTGCTCCGGTTGCAGTGGCAGCGGTTGCTGGTCCCGCGGCGGCTACGGCTGCACCTGAGGCTAAAGCCGAGGAAAAGACAGAATTTGACGTCATACTCAAGAGCTTCGGTGCAAACAAAGTTGGAGTTATAAAAGTTGTAAGAGAAATAACTGGTCTTGGTTTGAAAGAGGCAAAAGATTTGGTTGAAAAAGCTGGAAGTCCAGATGCGATAGTTAAGTCAGGAGTTCCAAAGAACGAAGCAGAGGAGATAAAGAAAAAGCTTGAAGAAGCAGGCGCTGAAGTTATATTGAAATAA
- the rpoB gene encoding DNA-directed RNA polymerase subunit beta, with the protein MKLVRYGRRERLSFGRIQEAIPVPDLLSIQKNSYKDFLENGLLRVLKKFSPITSLPHKGDLKRGEKGFVLEFVSTRVGQPDRTPEECKEKGLTYSVPVYVLVRVTDMSTGEIREEEAFLGSIPYMTPTGSFIVNGTERVVVNQLVRAPGVYFISESSKTHVQEQIYVVHFLPARGAWLEILYNPSEELFYARIDRRRRINLFLLFKAIGYESDLEILDLFPDYVDAEDEYSLETALGSIILEDIIVDGTKIVERGQPLTAEAIEIIKNTKIKTIKRTHPAAQKTLEKLRDAHGDVDSNKAFIEIYRKLKPGEIPRLATAKSYLMGLYFTNERFELTEVGRYKINKKLTQAYKDYLVQVKNVPKREVEKVEYNVDQLVLVPLDIVLATRYLLEVSKNPEIMDTKDHLGNKRVRTVGELIEVELERALAKAQKTIQERLAIYDSLDKIPISNLINIKTIISGIHQFFATSPLSQFMEQVNPLAELTHKRRLTAVGPGGLKRERARFEVRDVHHSHYGRMCPIETPEGSNIGLITSLAVYAGIDKYGFLVTPYRKVVDGKVTDEIVYLTADEEEHYNIAPCTVKLDENMRIVDEKVPVRYMEKLQYVEREKVQFMDVSTKQIISVSTALIPFLEHDDANRALMGSNMQRQAVPLLKTEAPFVATGMEYDAARYSGYVVIAKHDGIVKKVDARRIIIHRTDEKGNPIYQNGKPVLDEYRLMKFVRSNQDTTINQRPIVDVGDFVKAGDVIADGPATDMGELALGRNVLVAFMPWEGYNFEDAILVSQELLEEDTFTSIHIEVYETQVRDTRLGPEEVTADIPNVSKEQLRSLDENGIVRIGAYVGPQDILVGKVTPKGEGETTPEEKIIRSVFGERGKDVKDSSLRLPHGTDGRVIDVKIFDKEEGIDLGPGVNKLIKVYVASRKTLEVGDKLAGRHGNKGVVSMILPKEDMPFLPDGTPVQVVLSPLGVPSRMNLGQILETHLGWLAKLTNTWFVSPVFDGAKEDEILPWLYKERKAVGLEAGDDENNPSGKVILRDGRTGEPFANPVVVGYMYIMKLIHIAKDKIHARSTGPYSLIHQQPLGGKAQFGGQRFGEMEVWALEAHGAAHTLNEMLTIKSDDIRGRNEVYKAILKGKNIPEPGIPESFKVLVKELRGLALDVRVYDEDGNEIDIDSI; encoded by the coding sequence ATGAAATTGGTTCGATATGGTAGACGCGAACGTCTCAGCTTTGGTCGCATCCAGGAAGCCATACCGGTACCCGACCTTTTATCCATACAAAAGAACTCCTACAAAGATTTCCTGGAAAATGGTTTGCTCAGAGTTTTGAAAAAATTCTCGCCGATAACTTCATTACCCCACAAAGGTGATCTAAAGCGTGGGGAAAAAGGTTTTGTACTTGAATTTGTTTCGACACGCGTTGGCCAACCAGATCGAACTCCTGAGGAATGCAAAGAAAAGGGTTTAACTTACTCCGTACCTGTTTATGTCTTGGTTAGAGTAACTGATATGAGCACTGGGGAGATAAGAGAAGAAGAAGCTTTCCTTGGTTCTATTCCATACATGACGCCAACAGGAAGTTTCATAGTCAACGGTACGGAGCGAGTTGTGGTAAATCAGTTGGTTAGAGCACCAGGAGTTTATTTCATAAGTGAGTCTTCGAAAACACACGTTCAAGAGCAAATTTACGTGGTCCATTTTCTCCCAGCAAGAGGTGCGTGGTTGGAAATATTGTACAATCCATCGGAAGAATTGTTCTATGCAAGAATAGATAGAAGAAGGCGAATCAATTTGTTCTTGTTGTTCAAAGCAATAGGTTACGAATCCGACTTGGAAATATTGGATCTTTTCCCTGACTATGTAGATGCGGAGGACGAGTACAGCCTTGAAACAGCTCTGGGGTCAATAATTCTTGAAGATATAATTGTCGATGGAACAAAAATTGTGGAACGTGGTCAACCGCTGACAGCAGAAGCAATTGAAATTATAAAGAACACGAAGATTAAAACCATCAAAAGAACACATCCTGCTGCACAAAAAACTTTGGAAAAGCTCAGAGATGCTCACGGAGATGTTGATTCTAACAAAGCCTTCATAGAAATCTATAGAAAGCTCAAGCCAGGAGAAATTCCAAGGCTTGCAACTGCAAAATCCTACCTTATGGGATTGTATTTCACCAACGAGCGATTTGAGTTGACCGAAGTTGGAAGATATAAGATTAACAAAAAGCTGACGCAAGCTTACAAAGATTATTTGGTGCAAGTCAAAAATGTTCCAAAGCGTGAAGTGGAAAAGGTAGAATACAATGTTGATCAACTTGTACTTGTGCCTTTGGATATTGTCCTTGCAACCAGGTATTTGTTGGAAGTTAGCAAAAATCCGGAAATCATGGATACAAAAGATCACCTTGGAAACAAACGTGTTAGAACTGTTGGAGAGTTGATTGAAGTCGAACTAGAAAGGGCTTTAGCAAAAGCGCAGAAAACGATACAGGAACGCTTGGCAATTTACGACTCGCTGGATAAGATCCCAATTTCAAACTTGATAAACATTAAAACAATTATTTCCGGAATACACCAGTTCTTCGCGACAAGCCCGTTGTCACAGTTCATGGAACAGGTTAATCCGCTTGCCGAGTTGACTCATAAAAGACGCTTGACAGCCGTCGGACCCGGTGGATTGAAGAGAGAGCGTGCACGCTTTGAAGTCAGAGACGTCCATCATTCGCATTACGGAAGAATGTGTCCAATAGAAACACCCGAAGGTAGCAACATAGGTCTTATAACATCCTTGGCTGTTTACGCTGGTATTGATAAATATGGATTTTTGGTGACTCCTTACAGAAAAGTGGTCGACGGAAAAGTAACTGATGAAATAGTTTATCTAACAGCCGATGAGGAAGAACATTACAACATAGCTCCGTGTACTGTAAAATTGGATGAAAACATGAGAATTGTTGATGAAAAAGTCCCAGTTAGATACATGGAAAAGCTCCAATACGTTGAGAGAGAAAAAGTTCAGTTCATGGACGTTTCAACAAAACAAATTATCAGTGTTTCCACAGCTTTGATTCCATTCTTGGAGCATGACGATGCCAACAGAGCTCTCATGGGTTCGAACATGCAAAGGCAAGCTGTACCTCTTCTGAAAACAGAAGCCCCGTTTGTTGCAACTGGCATGGAGTACGATGCAGCCAGGTATTCTGGATACGTTGTTATTGCAAAGCACGACGGAATAGTTAAAAAAGTTGACGCAAGGAGAATAATCATTCACAGAACCGATGAAAAAGGCAATCCGATTTATCAAAACGGTAAACCAGTTTTGGATGAGTACAGATTGATGAAATTCGTCAGATCTAACCAGGATACCACCATAAATCAGCGTCCAATAGTCGACGTAGGAGACTTTGTCAAAGCAGGAGATGTCATTGCCGATGGTCCAGCAACTGATATGGGAGAACTTGCACTTGGAAGAAATGTCTTGGTTGCGTTCATGCCTTGGGAAGGATACAACTTTGAGGACGCCATATTGGTTAGCCAAGAGCTTTTGGAAGAAGATACCTTTACTTCAATTCACATTGAGGTTTACGAAACACAGGTTCGCGATACAAGATTAGGCCCAGAAGAAGTTACTGCAGACATTCCAAACGTTTCGAAAGAGCAACTTAGAAGCCTCGACGAGAATGGCATAGTCAGAATAGGAGCTTATGTTGGGCCTCAGGACATTTTGGTTGGAAAAGTTACACCGAAGGGAGAGGGAGAAACAACACCAGAAGAGAAAATAATAAGATCCGTTTTTGGTGAACGTGGAAAAGATGTCAAAGATTCCTCTTTAAGGTTGCCGCACGGTACGGATGGAAGAGTAATAGATGTGAAAATTTTCGACAAAGAAGAGGGAATAGATCTTGGTCCAGGCGTTAACAAACTCATCAAGGTTTACGTTGCGAGCAGGAAAACATTAGAAGTAGGAGACAAATTGGCTGGAAGACACGGAAACAAAGGTGTTGTTTCTATGATACTTCCAAAGGAAGATATGCCTTTCTTACCGGATGGTACCCCAGTTCAAGTTGTCCTTAGTCCACTTGGAGTCCCATCGAGAATGAACCTTGGTCAAATTCTTGAAACTCATCTTGGATGGTTGGCAAAGCTGACCAACACTTGGTTTGTGTCGCCGGTGTTTGATGGTGCAAAGGAAGACGAAATCCTTCCGTGGCTTTACAAAGAAAGAAAAGCTGTTGGACTAGAAGCAGGAGACGATGAAAACAATCCAAGTGGTAAAGTGATATTGAGAGACGGTAGAACCGGTGAGCCTTTCGCCAATCCCGTTGTGGTAGGTTACATGTACATCATGAAGCTCATACACATCGCAAAGGATAAAATACACGCTCGATCCACTGGTCCTTACTCGTTGATACATCAACAACCTTTGGGAGGAAAGGCGCAGTTCGGTGGTCAAAGATTTGGTGAAATGGAAGTTTGGGCTCTTGAAGCTCACGGTGCTGCTCATACGCTCAACGAAATGTTGACGATTAAATCCGACGATATAAGAGGTAGAAACGAAGTTTACAAAGCCATCTTAAAGGGTAAAAACATCCCTGAACCTGGTATTCCAGAAAGCTTCAAAGTTCTTGTGAAAGAGCTAAGGGGATTGGCACTTGACGTGAGAGTGTACGACGAAGATGGAAATGAAATCGATATTGACTCAATTTAA